The Streptomyces sp. NBC_01255 genome window below encodes:
- a CDS encoding pseudouridine synthase, which translates to MRSSSGRNSSGNNGGSRGGNSGGRGGSGGGRGGSSSGGGGRGGSSGGGAGRGGSGGGGGRGGSGGGGYRGAGGGRDDRQGGGSSSRPRNPRPEERQYDVPGLGGSAGGPKSGRGASARGGAKGGPRQSPQRGGGRTEPSRSREYDARTEERNRERYAGKPEIKTPKTFPGAEQEGERLQKVLARAGMGSRRACEELIEQSRVEVNGQIVIEQGMRVDPEKDEIKVDGLTVATQSHLFFALNKPSGVVSTMEDPEGRQCLGDYVNNRETRLFHVGRLDTETEGIILLTNHGELAHRLTHPKYGVKKTYLAAITGPLPREVGRMLKDGIELEDGYARADHFRVVEQTGKNYLVEVTLHEGRKHIVRRMLAEAGFPVDKLVRTAFGPISLGDQKSGWLRRLTNTEVGMLMKEVGM; encoded by the coding sequence ATGCGAAGCAGCAGCGGCAGGAACAGCAGCGGAAACAACGGCGGGAGCCGTGGTGGCAACAGCGGCGGCCGCGGCGGCAGCGGCGGTGGCCGCGGCGGCAGCAGCAGCGGCGGCGGTGGCCGTGGCGGCAGCAGCGGCGGCGGCGCCGGTCGTGGTGGCAGCGGTGGCGGCGGTGGCCGTGGTGGCAGCGGTGGCGGCGGCTACCGCGGCGCCGGCGGCGGCCGCGACGACAGGCAGGGCGGCGGCAGCAGCAGCAGGCCGCGCAACCCGCGTCCCGAAGAGCGCCAGTACGACGTCCCCGGCCTCGGCGGCTCCGCCGGCGGCCCCAAGAGCGGCCGCGGCGCCTCCGCGCGCGGTGGCGCCAAGGGCGGCCCCCGGCAGTCCCCGCAGCGCGGTGGCGGCCGTACCGAGCCGTCCCGCTCGCGCGAGTACGACGCCCGCACGGAGGAGCGCAACCGGGAGCGGTACGCCGGCAAGCCGGAGATCAAGACCCCCAAGACCTTCCCCGGCGCCGAGCAGGAGGGCGAGCGTCTGCAGAAGGTCCTCGCCCGTGCCGGCATGGGCTCGCGGCGTGCCTGCGAGGAGCTCATCGAGCAGTCCCGCGTCGAGGTCAACGGCCAGATCGTGATCGAGCAGGGCATGCGCGTCGACCCGGAGAAGGACGAGATCAAGGTGGACGGCCTGACCGTCGCCACCCAGTCCCACCTCTTCTTCGCGCTGAACAAGCCCTCCGGCGTCGTCTCCACCATGGAGGACCCGGAAGGCCGCCAGTGCCTCGGCGACTACGTCAACAACCGTGAGACCCGGCTCTTCCACGTCGGCCGGCTCGACACGGAGACCGAGGGCATCATCCTGCTCACCAACCACGGTGAGCTGGCCCACCGCCTCACGCACCCCAAGTACGGCGTGAAGAAGACCTACCTCGCCGCCATCACCGGCCCGCTGCCCCGCGAGGTCGGCCGGATGCTCAAGGACGGCATCGAGCTGGAGGACGGGTACGCCCGCGCCGACCACTTCCGCGTCGTCGAGCAGACCGGCAAGAACTACCTGGTCGAGGTCACGCTGCACGAGGGCCGCAAGCACATCGTGCGCCGGATGCTGGCCGAGGCCGGCTTCCCGGTCGACAAGCTGGTCCGTACGGCCTTCGGTCCGATCTCGCTGGGTGACCAGAAGTCGGGCTGGCTGCGCCGTCTGACCAATACCGAGGTCGGCATGCTGATGAAGGAAGTCGGGATGTAG
- a CDS encoding AAA family ATPase, translating to MKHYGHGLVLGGFSPPHAGHHHLVRTARERCDRLTVLVCGISAESLPLADRVAWMREIHPDALVVGAVDDSPVGLWDAVPERVDAVFVAEPYGESYGDELGRRFGAESVTVDPDRTRFPVSGAAVRADLAGSWDFLEPPVRAALTRRVVVLGAESTGTTTMALALADHYRRRGGVWARTRYVPEYGREYRALKLAELRAERPGATRSDVTFRSSDFPVIARRQAELEEEAARDGSPVLVCDTDAFATTIWHERYTGTASAETGEVAAHGRQHLWLLTDHRGVELENAEGTEGTAPRDAERLRPWMTARFLTQLAHTGRRTAVLSGPHEERLAAAVAAVDALLAESGHLADPLPERR from the coding sequence GTGAAGCACTACGGCCACGGTCTCGTTCTCGGCGGCTTCTCTCCGCCGCACGCCGGCCACCACCACCTCGTCCGCACCGCGCGCGAGCGGTGCGACCGCCTCACCGTGCTCGTCTGCGGCATCTCGGCCGAGAGCCTGCCCCTGGCCGACCGCGTCGCCTGGATGCGCGAGATCCACCCCGACGCCCTCGTCGTCGGAGCCGTCGACGACAGCCCCGTCGGCCTGTGGGACGCAGTGCCCGAGCGTGTCGACGCCGTCTTCGTCGCGGAGCCCTACGGGGAGTCGTACGGGGACGAGCTCGGCCGCCGTTTCGGCGCGGAGTCCGTCACCGTCGACCCCGACCGCACCCGCTTCCCCGTCTCCGGCGCCGCCGTCCGCGCCGACCTCGCCGGCTCCTGGGACTTCCTGGAGCCGCCGGTCCGCGCCGCGCTCACCCGACGCGTCGTCGTCCTCGGCGCCGAGTCCACCGGCACCACCACCATGGCCCTCGCCCTCGCCGACCACTACCGGCGGCGGGGCGGAGTCTGGGCCCGCACCCGGTACGTACCGGAGTACGGGCGCGAGTACCGCGCGCTCAAGCTCGCCGAACTCCGGGCCGAACGCCCCGGCGCCACCCGGTCCGACGTCACCTTCCGCTCCTCCGACTTCCCCGTCATCGCGCGGCGGCAGGCCGAACTGGAGGAGGAGGCGGCCCGCGACGGCTCGCCCGTGCTCGTCTGCGACACCGACGCCTTCGCCACCACCATCTGGCACGAGCGGTACACGGGCACCGCGAGCGCCGAGACCGGGGAGGTCGCCGCCCACGGCCGCCAGCACCTCTGGCTGCTCACCGACCACCGGGGCGTCGAACTCGAGAACGCAGAGGGCACAGAGGGCACGGCACCGCGCGACGCGGAGCGCCTGCGGCCCTGGATGACCGCACGCTTTCTCACCCAGCTCGCCCACACCGGCCGCCGGACGGCCGTCCTCAGCGGCCCGCACGAGGAGCGGCTCGCGGCGGCCGTCGCCGCCGTCGACGCGCTCCTCGCCGAGAGCGGCCACCTCGCCGACCCCCTGCCGGAGCGCCGATGA
- a CDS encoding NUDIX hydrolase encodes MNTAPPAPGGYDKYAFEPFAVTVDLAVLTVREERLHVLLVQRGQEPYAGEWALPGGFVLPRESAETAARRELAEETGLPGATVAGLHLEQLRTYSDPDRDPRMRVVSVAFTALVPGLPEPRGGGDAAEARWLPYGSYGPLGFDHDRILADARERVGAKLEYTCLATAFCPPEFTLGELRQVYETVWGVELDRPNFRRKVLTTPGFVRAVEGPPRRTGGRGKPAALYRAGEATALHPPLLRPEGRLS; translated from the coding sequence ATGAACACCGCCCCGCCCGCACCGGGCGGCTACGACAAGTACGCCTTCGAGCCCTTCGCCGTCACCGTCGACCTTGCCGTCCTCACCGTCCGCGAGGAACGCCTGCACGTCCTCCTCGTCCAGCGGGGCCAGGAGCCGTACGCGGGGGAGTGGGCCCTGCCCGGCGGCTTCGTCCTGCCCCGCGAGTCCGCCGAGACGGCCGCCCGCCGCGAGCTCGCCGAGGAGACCGGACTGCCCGGGGCCACCGTCGCGGGACTCCACCTCGAACAGCTCCGCACCTACAGCGACCCCGACCGGGATCCCCGGATGCGGGTCGTCTCCGTGGCCTTCACCGCGCTCGTCCCCGGCCTGCCCGAGCCGCGCGGCGGCGGAGACGCGGCCGAGGCGCGGTGGCTGCCCTACGGCTCGTACGGGCCGCTGGGCTTCGACCACGACCGGATCCTCGCCGACGCCCGCGAACGCGTCGGCGCCAAGCTCGAGTACACCTGCCTCGCCACCGCCTTCTGCCCGCCCGAGTTCACCCTCGGCGAGCTCCGGCAGGTGTACGAGACGGTCTGGGGCGTCGAACTCGACCGCCCCAACTTCCGGCGCAAGGTCCTCACCACACCCGGCTTCGTCCGGGCGGTGGAAGGGCCGCCGCGCCGCACCGGCGGACGGGGGAAACCGGCCGCCCTCTACCGGGCGGGCGAGGCCACGGCCCTCCACCCGCCGCTCCTGCGACCGGAAGGACGACTCTCATGA
- a CDS encoding ADP-ribosylglycohydrolase family protein: MTLTPTRTAVKQAATGSLVGLALGDALGFPTEFKDVPAILAAFGPWREMDLPLARGTAVVTDDTQMTLAFARGIRTAMDQGVLAPARLARPVRDEFVDWYHSPENNRAPGNTCLRACLLLDGDRPWQDASQIGSKGCGANMRVAPIGLVPGLSEEQRAGAAQLQAALTHGHPTALAASDLTARAVYLLAQGVDPAGLVGQLRSYAYENRSRYHEHWLGDLWTRSQDPSARHFVERGWDECLAVLERLDAVQRTADPELDPCAYTGDGWIAEEALATGLLCFLLFPDKPLTALRRAACTRGDSDSIAALAGAFAGAHLGADAWPKEWAERVEYRSELLTFGALWDA, translated from the coding sequence ATGACCCTCACCCCGACCCGTACGGCGGTGAAGCAGGCCGCGACCGGATCCCTCGTCGGCCTCGCGCTCGGCGACGCGCTGGGCTTCCCGACCGAGTTCAAGGACGTGCCGGCGATCCTCGCCGCCTTCGGCCCCTGGCGGGAGATGGACCTCCCGCTCGCCCGGGGGACGGCGGTCGTCACCGACGACACCCAGATGACCCTCGCCTTCGCCCGGGGCATCCGCACGGCGATGGACCAGGGTGTCCTCGCCCCGGCGCGCCTCGCCCGGCCGGTCCGGGACGAGTTCGTCGACTGGTACCACTCCCCGGAGAACAACCGTGCCCCCGGCAACACCTGCCTGCGCGCCTGCCTGCTCCTCGACGGCGACCGGCCCTGGCAGGACGCCAGCCAGATCGGCTCCAAGGGCTGCGGCGCCAATATGCGGGTCGCGCCGATCGGCCTCGTCCCCGGGCTGAGCGAGGAGCAGCGCGCGGGTGCCGCCCAGCTCCAGGCGGCCCTCACCCACGGCCACCCCACCGCGCTCGCCGCCTCGGACCTCACCGCCCGCGCCGTGTACCTCCTCGCCCAGGGCGTGGACCCGGCCGGGCTCGTCGGACAGCTGCGCTCGTACGCGTACGAGAACCGCTCCCGCTACCACGAGCACTGGCTCGGCGACCTGTGGACCCGCTCCCAGGACCCCTCCGCCCGGCACTTCGTCGAGCGCGGCTGGGACGAGTGCCTGGCCGTCCTGGAGCGCCTGGACGCCGTCCAGCGCACGGCCGACCCGGAGCTCGACCCCTGCGCGTACACCGGCGACGGCTGGATCGCCGAGGAGGCCCTCGCGACCGGCCTGCTCTGCTTCCTCCTCTTCCCCGACAAGCCCCTCACCGCCCTGCGCAGGGCGGCCTGCACCCGGGGCGACTCCGACTCGATCGCCGCCCTCGCGGGCGCCTTCGCCGGCGCCCACCTGGGCGCGGACGCCTGGCCGAAGGAGTGGGCCGAGCGCGTCGAGTACCGGAGCGAACTGCTGACGTTCGGGGCGCTCTGGGACGCCTGA
- a CDS encoding nucleotidyltransferase domain-containing protein, whose amino-acid sequence MTPDELVRDHTIYSCVMGSRAFGLATEGSDTDVRGVYLAPTPLFWRFDKPPAHVEGPGEDQFSWELERFCELALRNNPNVLECLHSPVVDRVDDTGRELLSLRGAFLSRQAHQTFVRYAGGQRRKLDADVRLHGHPRWKHAMHLLRLLTSCRDLLRTGELRVDVGEERDRLLAVKRGEVPWQEVESWMNRLQDEADRAHDTSPLPAAPDHARVQDFLIRARRASL is encoded by the coding sequence ATGACCCCGGACGAGCTGGTGCGCGACCACACGATCTACTCCTGCGTGATGGGTTCGCGCGCCTTCGGTCTGGCGACCGAGGGCAGCGACACCGACGTGCGGGGCGTCTATCTCGCCCCGACGCCGCTCTTCTGGCGGTTCGACAAGCCCCCGGCCCATGTGGAGGGCCCGGGCGAGGACCAGTTCAGCTGGGAGCTGGAGCGCTTCTGCGAGCTGGCCCTGCGCAACAACCCGAACGTCCTGGAGTGCCTGCACTCCCCCGTCGTGGACCGCGTCGACGACACGGGCCGCGAACTCCTCTCCCTGCGCGGGGCCTTCCTCTCCCGGCAGGCCCACCAGACCTTCGTCCGCTACGCCGGCGGCCAGCGCCGCAAGCTGGACGCGGACGTCCGCCTGCACGGACACCCGCGCTGGAAGCACGCGATGCACCTGCTGCGGCTGCTGACGAGCTGCCGCGACCTGCTGCGCACGGGCGAACTCCGCGTCGACGTCGGCGAGGAGCGCGACCGCCTCCTCGCGGTCAAGCGGGGCGAGGTGCCGTGGCAGGAGGTCGAGTCCTGGATGAACCGCCTCCAGGACGAGGCGGACCGTGCCCACGACACGAGCCCGCTCCCCGCCGCCCCGGACCACGCCCGTGTCCAGGACTTCCTGATCCGCGCCCGCCGCGCCTCGCTCTGA
- a CDS encoding Rieske (2Fe-2S) protein, which yields MTSSATNRRTVLFAAAALTTGCGSDGGGDGGTTTSAPATPSAPATSATPETPATSATTPASPTPTGAPPLATTSEIPVGGGTVFAEAKVVVTQPTAGEFKAFSAICTHQGCLVNKVADGTIDCPCHGSKYRIADGSVAAGPAPRPLPAEQINVSGESITLA from the coding sequence CGCCGCGGCCCTGACGACGGGCTGCGGCTCGGACGGCGGGGGCGACGGCGGTACGACCACCAGTGCCCCGGCCACGCCGAGCGCGCCCGCGACGTCCGCCACTCCCGAGACGCCGGCCACATCGGCCACGACGCCCGCATCGCCCACGCCGACCGGTGCTCCCCCGCTGGCCACGACCTCCGAGATCCCGGTCGGCGGCGGCACGGTCTTCGCCGAGGCGAAGGTGGTCGTCACGCAGCCGACCGCAGGCGAGTTCAAGGCCTTCTCCGCGATCTGCACCCACCAGGGGTGTCTGGTGAACAAGGTCGCGGACGGCACCATCGACTGCCCCTGCCACGGTTCCAAGTACCGCATCGCCGACGGCTCGGTGGCGGCGGGACCGGCTCCCCGCCCCCTGCCGGCCGAGCAGATCAATGTCTCGGGGGAATCGATCACCCTCGCGTAG